In Citrus sinensis cultivar Valencia sweet orange chromosome 3, DVS_A1.0, whole genome shotgun sequence, the sequence ACCTACTGTTTAAAAGTTGATTTTGCACCATTGTTAGCTCTGCTTGCAGGGAGGCCACCTGCAATTTCATATTCATAATATCAATtgctttttttaattccagTTTTTGGTTCAATGGGGGCCAGAAgaataaattacaaacttcAAAGGgctaaactaaaaaaaacctGTAATGctgaaatgtaaaattttcaaagtaattgatcaaatttcaattaacGCCCTTATTTTTACCAGAATTTTGTCACCTTTTATGTGACATTTCTCATGAAGCGGTACGCGCAAGAATTGGTAGTTAATCTactcttatatatataaaataatagtaataattaattaatttttgtaactgAAACGAGCATTTGGCTTAGAagcaaaattaattactatcGGCAAATTAAAACCTGTTGCTGCAGAGCAAGAATGGTGGAAACACAACCGTAAACCGGGTCGGAGAGGCGGGCCTGGGCCTCGTAAGATATAGTAACCACAGCATCTTGCCGCCGGTTCACCGGAATGTGTAGCAAGAGCTTGGATACATTGCTAGCACCAAAGACTTTGTGCACAGCGGCGAACCGGGCAGCTCCCTGGTCTGAGCCAAAGTGGGGTGCAAAGATGCACCCACTAACGCACTTTCTCCTCAAGAACTTGCATGCCCCACATGGAGCTGCTGGTGCAGGTGCTGACATGGGCTCGGCCTCTGGCGAGGGCGCGGTGGTGGCACGTTTTCCAGCGCCCCTTCGACGGGGTTCGGATATGGGGTCGGGCTGTTGCTCAGCCATTTTCTGGGTTGGGTTAGGCTCAGAGTTTGTTCAAAACGGAAAGGTGGTGGAGTTGTTACTTATATGTGAGAAATTATGACGCTGGGCACGTTAGTTTCGTGATGGGTAGCATGGTGAATGTGGTAagcttctttatctttttcgtttttgtctttaaaaaaagaatatgtaTGACCACTACAACCCATTTTTGTAAATTCCATATAAATGTGGGATGTATATACACAGACACACACACGAATAATGTAATGACCAATATTGCTAATGTTATAATCAATAAACATCGTCGAGTGATGTTACGTTGATAAATACattgttgttcaaatttttatctatTAGGCTTTGTATGATGGTGCCATGTATGTTGATATGCTCTAGAAGGTGAGCAATCGTATCATGCCAGTGTCATTAAATTGAGATATAGGCTAATACTATCCTACCATCgatatttaaaagtaattttttttttctggtatAAACTACATAAATGGctatttatgaataaatcaAAGAACTTATATATCTTCGTATTGACGAGATTAAATCTTTTTGCTATTGTccatgatatatattaattaattatagtttgtttatataatttttttttcctctacaAAACGTGTATCTCGctaattatctttaaaatgtaattatgaTATCAGAAATAAGAGAGGGACGTTATGGTTGGTGAGGGAGGGAGAGATTGAAATGGGAAGAGCCTGAGAGTGTGATGGGCACGGGCAAAGGAGGTGTCGGTGGGTGGGTTATgggtttaattaattaattaattaattaattacaggTTTAAGatgagaaaatttgaaaaataaaataatgatgttAATATTTAAGGTTATTAGTTTGTAACATGAATCATGATACATGAAGAAGGCTGGGTTGTCTTGATGAGAAGGCACAATATTTGTGCTGCCCGTGGCGTGTGGGATGCTTCACCTCCAACTCCAAGCTTGCTAATGCTAACAGTAACAGAAGTTCCAGACACTTCCAGTAATGCATTTTGCACTCACCCTTTTTAACTTTCACTCCTCCTCGACATCCCTACGCAACTTCACTAcacatcatttttaatttgcaaCATTGAATTCCAAAATTGGGTCTCaaagattaagaaaaatatatactgGTCCAAGAAGACAGAAGATAATTCTTCTCGTTAAACATATAGAGTAGGGTGAACTTGGGGTAAATCTTGCAAGAGATAGATTCAAGTATTCTCTGAAGGCAAGATTCCAAAACAAGAAGTGCTGCCACAGTAACATGGTAGGCCCCTTGGCCTGGCCCTAATTTCCCCGTAGCTAAAAGCAAGCTCTTCACCTTCTTTTATGTCTTTTGAAGCAAAGAAGCAGAGGCGAGGAAGTATAGATCCTGAGCTTCTCACCAGTGTTGTCGACAGGTTACCACCATCGCAAGAATGATTAATAAATCGAGCAATGTTTCCAATTCTTGTGGCATCAATGTTCATCCTCAAACAAGCCTTTCCAGATGGAAGGTGCTCCCTTATGACCAAAAGAGCAGAGGAATTTCTGGGACTCGATGCAAGTCCATCATAGATTTGTTGCCGCCGCCTTGCTTCTTTTGTGGTCAAAAGTTCACCTATTCAAGTAAACATCAACTAAGACAATTTCTAACAAATGTCCACAGaaacaaacaataattatttcttaaatatcCAAGTAACTGAAAATGTTTTACACACTAGACCAATTCAAAGCAATCAGTTATTACCATAATGTTTCATAAACCCCGTGATGTGGGAAGAATggaaagaaagataaaaaacaTCACCCAAAGTGCCCAACAATGGCTAGTTGAATGGAGAAAACACAATAGAGAGTCAAAGCTATAACTCAGGAAAAGTAAGCAGCTATATAATGGTAGTCATAAGAAATGGAAGATATGGCTAACGGCAAGCTAAACAGCCCTATGGTAGATGCAAAACATAGTGGTTATAGACTCTATTCTACCACGTAGCAGATGTAAAATATAAGCTGTATTAGACGAACAAAATTTGCCTACCAATTAGGCAAAATTAATCCAAATAATAAGGGATAACAACTATAAGATTTGAAACATGGGATTCGATAATACCGCCATTGAACTAGAATTGTACGAACTGAAGGTGGTCTTCTTCTtggtcaaaataaataaacaaatgtaaTTCCTTCATCCGCACAATCCCATTCTAAAACTATGAACTTATGATTCCATACTATCGTAACACAGCAGAAATATAATTCCAACAACGGCACGCGCTAAATCTAATAATAAGTCTTACTGTATCAAATAATCATCAAGCAGATGCAACTAGGCAcatgtataattaaaatcacaaGCATCAAAAACTCtaaacaaatattacaaaaatgccaACATACATTTCCATTTTGCCGATACCTGCGTACTCACAGATGAATTGCCCTTGCTTTATGAATTGATCGGCATATAAACCCCACCCTTTATTCACACTCCTCACAATCTTCAATCTCACCGATATTCCTCTCTGAGTCAACCGATTCCCACACTCAGACCCGCACCCGCAACTCGGTCCGCACTCACTCACTATGCCCACATCCTCCAGACCCGAAAAACACGGACACCCAAATACCCCGTCACCAAGTCCCACCTCAAAACACTCTTCACAGTCGCACCCAGATTCACTTTCGTCTGACTCGCAGACAAGACTCACTGAGTCAAACCCGAGTCGACTCAGAGAAGAGTTGGATTCAGCATCAGCAGCAGCATTGGTGGAGGCCCAAAATTGGCGTGGTGGGAATTGGGCAGGACAAGGAGGAGGGATTATCTGTGATGGGGTGTAAATGAAGTAGGCGTAGGGGGTTTTGTCGGCGGCATTGTGAAATGGGATCGGGAAATTCTCGACGGACCTGGAGGCATCGAGAGAGCGGGAGAGAGTGATGGATTTGGAGATTTGGGAAAGGGTTCTGCATGTAAGAGATACGTTGGCGAGCTCCCCTGGGGTTAGCCATGGGAGTATTAAGCGAGCCCACTGAAGGAATTGATTCTGCTTTTGTTCTTCATCTACTTCGATGGTTCTTTTGTGACGGTTTATCAGCTCCGTCGGTGCTTTGCTGAATGCCATCGAGTTTTCAATGCTGTGTCGTCTGGAACTCGCATCTCGTTTGTTgtggtttttaaattttagcaTGAACAGAATGTACACGCGGAAAATACGATGTCGTTTCGACCACTTGCTCTAAAGGTCTTAattgttatcattattaaGCAGAAGCGAAACAATTACATGGGGGTTTCGTGACATAACATGTGGCTTAAGAGATATATGCGAGACtgcttttataattatttttttggtgacTTTATAACCAAAGTATCCCTGGAAGGCTGgaagtgaaaaaaatagtaaGTTAATTACAAGATTGAATACAGGTTGAAAATGACTCAATTTCTCTAAtggctcaattttatcattttgattTGAAGGCAAAAATTGGCTATACTCTCGTATATTAACACTTCAAAATGTGGTTACAAGACCTATGCCTAGCTCTTCTGCAAGCTCATCCCATACTGGAAGGAGTGTGAACAGAACAAGGAATATGGCCACCGTAACAATGCCTTTCCTCCACGTTCCCACCTCAGTCACATCGTTTAGGCATGGTTTCTCTGGAGTTCTCTGAAAAACATAAGGTTGAAGCCGAAATCAGAAAAGGATTTGAAAGCATGAAAAACATATAATTCACCCTTATTTAATTTCACCTATCTGGGTACCTGGCATATTATCACATATAGTCCCCAAGGAAGGGATAAAGGCCCACCAAGCtggaagcaaaaaaaaaaaaaaaaaaaaaacgaaaaaattAGTTGAGAATATAAATCACCTGTTcaatgatttaaaaaacaaacttaTCTGAAACGTTAAAGATGCTATATCAAATCAAagtaaatcaaataaaatagaatgGATGCAGCATTGTATTATGAGCCATCAGCACTAGAATGACCAAACAAAGAAGCATACCACTCCCAATCCAAGCATTGTGTAAGTTGTCAAGCCAAAACCAATCAGTGCATTTCTTCCAAAAGCACCCTATAAGCACATGCCATCAGTTTGTGCTAAGGGATGGAGATTGTTTCCAGTCCAAAACTATACCCCTTGATTTAACAAAATGGATATCCCAGTTCAAATAGAAGATAAAAAGGCTACCTGTACAGCTCTTCCACCATCAAGGCACCCCACTGGAAGCATATTAAAAGCTGTTGTGGTCAAGCCACACCTGCAATAGTAAATTTTATGCGTCAGCATATCTCATAATGTTACAAGTCGAATCAGAGATTCAAGAAATTGTGGGCTACCAGCCAGCAATCACCAAAGGATGAATTGTAACCGTTGAAGCATGCATTGCTCTGCAAGTTAATAAGAGCAATgtgtcaataaaaattttgatgatgcAAGCAAGAATTATTAAGTTTAGATTAGTCATCTGCTAGAGTAATTGAAATAGGAAACACAGCAGTGGCACCAGTGAATTCTTAGTTTGCCAACTAAtatagttttttgttttttaataagtCCATGGAAGCAGAGAAGGGCTCACGTGTAACCAAGAGTGGCTCTGCTGATGAGACCAAGAAGCAATGAACCTTGAAACAATGTGCTGGGAACCTGCACCAAATCTCCAGCAGCATCTGGATTTGATGAGAGCAATAGGCCAACAACAAACATTGAGAAAGATAAAGCAGCACCAGCAATCGGACCCGCGAGTGAAATGTCTACTTTTGTACTCCGATCTGGAAGAATGGATTTAAACTACAAAAAGTAATATGTTTTAGTCATTCAATTTAGATGATTGATTCTAAGATGCATTGCTTAGACTTGACAACAGATAACTTGCAGAGTTGCAGTTATTTTCCTGAATTCTTTATCTATTGAAGATCAAAATCTGAGAACAAGAACACCTGATAGGAACAATGCATTCAGACTTGAAAGTAAAAATAGGCATACGGTTTTTCCAACTTGTTTCAAAGTCTAGAGTCACTGTCAGATAGGTTTACCTGAGTGATTGCACCAAAGCTGCCAAGAGTAATGTTTGGAATGAAAAAGGGAATGCTTAGTTTTACTTTCTTCGGGAAAGCAGCTAAAAAGTGACCAACGTCCTGCAAACATTCATCCCACATTTAGCAAGACAAACCACAGCATCggaatttaattaatacatatatgACCAACATTTGATCATATCACATGGGGGAAAAACACTAACCAAGAAAtagttagaaaaaaaattagacaatgcataataaaaattctgattACTGTTATATTCCAATCACTAATATACATGCTGTGCGATTCTCCGACTGAAAATCCTGAGCATTGAAAAACACCAACATTAATAGTACTGTAATCAATGAACAATATCCATGCATCTGCCAGAGGTTCAGAAGTGTTCAATACAATGTCAAACATGGCGGTCAAACTATCCATACACAGATGAAAATGAATTACCAAAACCAATTTATGCACACAATCACCATAAGATATTAAACTTCACTCCCCAGTATGAGGTTTTCACATCATATATAAAATGCTTTAACAAGTTGACCAAGATAAAGAATGTCAAACCAAACGTGGTAGCATTAGCACAATCCCTGTGATTTATTTGAAGGACATTTGACTTCATGACAAAGAATGCTgaattcaaactataaattagGATGCTAAGCAATTAACTATACCAGAAATTTTGGtactttaaaaaacaaatagttGATTGTCTACCTCAAAAAATTGTCACGTTGTAGTATCACATAGAGCAGTTTCAGGTCCCACCTGCTTAACTATCACCCTAAGCATTGGCACCACTGAACAAACTAGAACTAACAGAAGTAGACTACAACGAGACGGACATATCAGAAATTTGAGCACTTcacaaaaacatataaaaatagagTACAGAAAGTAGATAAATTTTTGCATATAACACAGCCCAATGTAATGTGGTAGGCAACCAAAATATCCCATGTGCTTATCTAGCCAAAGCCGAAACAAATGAAATGTTGCTTACATGAAATAGCAGAACACCCAAGACACCATATGCTAGGGGCAAAGCAGACTCTACAAAAGGGTACAGCAGCTCCACATTGGGGGGGTCAATGGCATTTGGATCTGTGAAGTATTTTACTACCTCAGGAGGCAGTCTATTTATCTGTTTAATTAACAGTATGAAAtcaatattacaaattttcaaataaaaaagaaagtacaGATTGACAAACAGtagatgatgtcaacaaatatAAAGGAAATGGGAATGAATAGAAATATCGACGGCTGCCATGGGTCTGCCAAAGTGTATTTGCAATTAGCTAACCTGAGATGCAATTCCTAACTCAACAGAGGAGCCAATGGTCAAAAGGAATAACAAAAAAGCAATCACATATTGCCAGAGCGTTGTTGGCCCCGGTTCAGAGACCTCTTTTCGCAGCAGACCAAAGCTAACACGTGGTCCACCACGGGGATCTGGTCCTTCGGAATTGGGTTCCTCAACCatgaaaaaattgtatttatcaCCTGTGATCTCAACTAACCGACTCTGAAGTTTGGCATATACATCTTCTCTCTTTCCCCTTAGATTTCCAAGAAAAAGAATGCCCTCTCCCAAATCTCCAAAGGGCTCTTCTTTGGTCACCCAAAATGTTGAATAGCCAAATAGATTTTCCTTAATTAGCTTTACATCAGCAGGGTCAACTTTTTCGGGTCCAAGAAGCTCCATCAGTTTGAAAGAgtcaatttgaaaattattatggGCTGATCCAACCGGAGACATAGTTGGTGGCTGAAAACAGGCGAAAATCATCAGAACAAGAATAGTTATCTCAGGATATTACATAACACAAAAACACATTCATATCCTTTTCAGTCTTATACTCTCCCAGACTCTATCTTTATACATGTCATTAGTATACGTGTGTCTAGTTTTATATGTGAAAGAAGTGAACCAGCATGACTCATTGGTGGAAAGGGATGTTGAATAACACGACTACCAACCAGAAATCAAGTACTTGGATAAGGCAGGTTTTAGCAGAAGGCaactaaattttcattaaaattctAAGGCAGAAATGCTGGAGTTTGACAGAAAATATGTCGCTTGAACTGTATATTGTTTGCgaataaataaagttaaaaaccATGCATTACCCTATCTTGCATCTGACTAGTCGTTAACATTTTCTATATGCAGAGCTTGATATAAAATAGAATTGAAACTCTATGGACTTAGAAGAACCTTGACCATACAACAACTTTGGCAGACTTGGTCTAGAGCATCTTCATTGATTACTTATTGCCAATTCATTATATAGCAACCAAATCAAAGACTTTTGCTCGAGAGCTCCATTTCCAACTTGAAGACTCCAATTCCGTATAACCAAAGTAATCACAAAGATATTGTAAAAAACTCACAATGATCATTCTTGATTGAGATATCCCCTCTTTTACATAGCAATCACACATCTTGTGCTTGAGCAAATTACCGACCACTTAAATAAGAATTACATGGTTTCATGCAAGACCTTTATACAAGAATACCCAATTCATCAACCATTTATGCCAAGCATATGCATAAAGCATGTGAAGGAATCACTCATAACTTCCACATTTTCAATCTACAAATTGCTTCCCAAgttatgaaatattattataacatCATTCAAGtagaaaaactttgaaatgaaTGCGTAGAGACGCTGTTTGTTATTGAGATTGTGTAGCTGTAACTTTACGGCTACAGAACTAAAGTGTGCTTTATAagttgatttaataaattacttttatgaTGAAAAACCTATAATCTGTTCATTATTTTtagcataataattaattaaaaatcatgTTAACTTTTAcactattaacttttattttataattacaatctTTTTCAGCTACTGCTTAAAAACTACTGCACCTAAATAGCAAACAGTGCTAGAAGTACccagaagaaaatgaaaaggagaaaaatgtACCGGTGAAGAAGCAGAAGTGGGGGTCTTGTCCGAAGTGAACTCATTTGCATTGCTACTGCTGCTGCTTTTCTCTTCTGTTTCGTCAGGCGATGACGACGTCGTTGCGACACTCGAATCATTCGATGCattatcttcatttttctctGAATTATTGCTACTGTTATTAGCACTACAAAAACACCTAAAGCTATCAAAAGTTCTAAGACTCACACGCCTATACGAAACTCCTCCTTTGCTTTGCaaacaacaagaaaaagaacccttcttcttcttcttcttcgagCTCTTGATTTTAAACACTTGAATTCTCTCATTGTGAAGAGGAACCGAATGGAGCCTGCCTCTGACGTTGACATAgctaaaactaaaaatacaGCTGGCTAGAGTTCCCATCCAATCAAGAACACGAGAGCTGAAAATGTTTGTTTCAGTCGAGCATTtgggtattttttttattgaatttgaaattttgaagaatGGATTTTCGCGGATTTGCTGTGGGTAGAGAGGTTGAGAAGAGGAACTATTGtattattgaataaagaaGAGGTCGTTTGGCTGAAACAACGTTACCAGCATATCTTCTTTTGCTCCGccggattttttttttcacaaaaaaataatatcttttttttaaaattgattttgttgcCTTTTGATTTTCTATGGTCTCGCTAGGGTGACACGTGGCGAAGGCCcaaattccatttttctttttacatgtTTGAGCAAGTTatactattttaaattatcacgaattagatgctataaaactTTTCATAATgttaagataaatttttttttattaatattttaaaatcgtattgtatcttttttttttttaaacttcaCCCACTAAACATTAGTTCTTGTACTcaattattagttaaattGTGCAAAATATCTTTATAACCAGTTAAGTTGTATTATTCATGACTTGTACCACAgctgaaataatttttttacgcCTCTCTGGTTACGGAATTTATAATTGAGGAGTGAATAACTTGTATGTATTAGCGGGAAAAAGCAAACCTAAAAGAGAGTTTGTTCTCAAAAGgatttgagaattttaaaGGGTTAGAGCATCGCCAaaagacttttcaaataagattttattaattatttgaaggGCTATATCAACATTTAAGGCTCCAAAAGACACTCcaattaaaattcttcaaataaaaaatgattctccctctttaatttatattttattattttttgttgaagaaaaagagaaatgtgttttaattattattgacttttccttttaaaaaatagttatttaattaaaataatattaactcatttttatttgaagagtcttttaGAGAACAATATCTTTTTTCACTCATCTATTTGCCACATAAGTAAGCAaatgaatatttgaaaaataaaatttatagagcCTTTTAGAAATGTTCTTAGCTGTGAAATAGGAGTTAGATGAATTATAAGCACTGAAATTCTAAGTCTTTTAAATGGATTTAATTAGAAGAGGGGTTTCATAAGTGTTTTGGAGGGGTGTTAATAGCTCAAGTCTTATAAAATCTGATAGCGGCcgaccttttctttttaaacccAAATCAAATTTAGCTGGAAAAAGCAAACCTAAAAGAGAGTTTGTTCTTGAAAGGACTTGAGGATTTTGAAGGGTTAGCTGTGAAATAGGAGTTAGATGAATTATAAGCACTGAAATTCTAAGTCTTTTAAATGGGTTTAGTTAGAAGAGGGGTTTCACAAGTGTTTTGGAGGGGTGTTAATAGCTCAAGTCTTATAAAATCTGATTGCGGCcgatcttttctttttaaacccAAATCAAAATTGGGTGCACGGTACCAGCGGACCATGAGCCCACTGGCTTTTTAGGCATTACGACCGActtgaaatttcaaataacAAGAAGCAAATTACAAGTTTCCTATTTTATATTCCGAAAAATTACCGCTTTGAACAAAATGACGCCAAATTAGTCGTTGCAAAATGCTTACCATCAA encodes:
- the LOC102611687 gene encoding histone-lysine N-methyltransferase SUVR3, producing the protein MLKFKNHNKRDASSRRHSIENSMAFSKAPTELINRHKRTIEVDEEQKQNQFLQWARLILPWLTPGELANVSLTCRTLSQISKSITLSRSLDASRSVENFPIPFHNAADKTPYAYFIYTPSQIIPPPCPAQFPPRQFWASTNAAADAESNSSLSRLGFDSVSLVCESDESESGCDCEECFEVGLGDGVFGCPCFSGLEDVGIVSECGPSCGCGSECGNRLTQRGISVRLKIVRSVNKGWGLYADQFIKQGQFICEYAGELLTTKEARRRQQIYDGLASSPRNSSALLVIREHLPSGKACLRMNIDATRIGNIARFINHSCDGGNLSTTLVRSSGSILPRLCFFASKDIKEGEELAFSYGEIRARPRGLPCYCGSTSCFGILPSENT
- the LOC102611391 gene encoding LOB domain-containing protein 20 → MAEQQPDPISEPRRRGAGKRATTAPSPEAEPMSAPAPAAPCGACKFLRRKCVSGCIFAPHFGSDQGAARFAAVHKVFGASNVSKLLLHIPVNRRQDAVVTISYEAQARLSDPVYGCVSTILALQQQVASLQAELTMVQNQLLNSRFVMANALQTSQQPQQPQHVALLHQQQQQPAYSNSSSASTNFINMSNLASNFDFAAETVLSCHSMEPLHELSRPAHDDEDDEEESQIPIMFTNDHHQMLHNHRRTN
- the LOC102611982 gene encoding probable zinc metalloprotease EGY1, chloroplastic yields the protein MGTLASCIFSFSYVNVRGRLHSVPLHNERIQVFKIKSSKKKKKKGSFSCCLQSKGGVSYRRVSLRTFDSFRCFCSANNSSNNSEKNEDNASNDSSVATTSSSPDETEEKSSSSSNANEFTSDKTPTSASSPPPTMSPVGSAHNNFQIDSFKLMELLGPEKVDPADVKLIKENLFGYSTFWVTKEEPFGDLGEGILFLGNLRGKREDVYAKLQSRLVEITGDKYNFFMVEEPNSEGPDPRGGPRVSFGLLRKEVSEPGPTTLWQYVIAFLLFLLTIGSSVELGIASQINRLPPEVVKYFTDPNAIDPPNVELLYPFVESALPLAYGVLGVLLFHDVGHFLAAFPKKVKLSIPFFIPNITLGSFGAITQFKSILPDRSTKVDISLAGPIAGAALSFSMFVVGLLLSSNPDAAGDLVQVPSTLFQGSLLLGLISRATLGYTAMHASTVTIHPLVIAGWCGLTTTAFNMLPVGCLDGGRAVQGAFGRNALIGFGLTTYTMLGLGVLGGPLSLPWGLYVIICQRTPEKPCLNDVTEVGTWRKGIVTVAIFLVLFTLLPVWDELAEELGIGLVTTF